One Candidatus Tanganyikabacteria bacterium genomic window, TCGTGGACGGCGTCGCGGCGAACGCCGGCACCTACGCCCCGCTGCCGAGCCTCTTCACTTCGTATTTCTGCGCGACCTACGATCTGACCAATGCCGCCAACGACACGACCAGCCGCGCGAACACCGGCAATCCCGAGCGGCACCTCGCAGCTCTCTTCGCCTCCGCGGCCAGCACCATCGACGTCGCCCTCTACGAACTCGACGAGCCGTCGCTGGTCGCGGCCCTCGTGGCCGCCAAGTTGCGAGGGGTGACCGTGCGCGCGGTCGCGGAGAAGGACAACGCCTTCGACGCGTCGGGCAACGCCACGTCCGGCTTCGCGGACCTGGCCGCGGCCGGCATCCCGATCGTGCCCGACACGCGTACCAGCGCGCTGATGCACAACAAGTTCGTGGTCGTGGACGCCGCGAAGGCCTGGACGGGCTCGTTCAACCTGACGGTGAACGGGGCGTTCCGCCAGAACAACAACGCCATCTCCATCGCGAACGCGGCCCTGGCGGCCAACTTCGGCTCGCAGTTCACGCAGATGTTCGCCAACAACAAGTTCGGATCGAGCAAGACCGCGGGGGTGCCCAATCCCGCGGTGGCGATCGAGGGGGCCACGGTGTCCACGCTGTTCTCGCCCAAGGACCAGATCGCCGCCCGCATCGTCTCCGAGATCAACGAGGCGCGCAGCGGTATCAAGTTCATGGCGTTCTCGTTCACCAGCAGCGCCATCGGCGACGCCATCCTGGCGCGTGCCGCCGCCGGTGTCGCGGTCGAGGGCGTCATCGAGAACACCGGAGCGTCCGGCACGAGCGGGCAGTACCCGCGCTTCGCCGCCGCCGGCCTGGATGTGCGCCGCGACGGCAATCCCAGCTTCATGCACCACAAGGTGATGGTCATCGACTCCGCGACCGTGATCACGGGGAGCTACAACTTCACGGGCGGCGCGGAGACCAACGACGAG contains:
- a CDS encoding IPT/TIG domain-containing protein; translation: MRWLVRGALGVAAALLCGCAVAALPAAVAAGAAAAAGDPVPSEAGRAAKKGELSLSVRWPPRQAQLLPLSAERVDFDLMREQTLVATASALRPAGTGASTASLVVDAGAYTVAARARSGPGLAVTVATASLPVTVAPSVRTSVTLTLAPAYRPVVTGLTPAAGRTGDTLTLSGSNLGLTWAATPTVTFSGDGASVSAPVTSYASEAATVTVPPWARGGAVEIVVDGVAANAGTYAPLPSLFTSYFCATYDLTNAANDTTSRANTGNPERHLAALFASAASTIDVALYELDEPSLVAALVAAKLRGVTVRAVAEKDNAFDASGNATSGFADLAAAGIPIVPDTRTSALMHNKFVVVDAAKAWTGSFNLTVNGAFRQNNNAISIANAALAANFGSQFTQMFANNKFGSSKTAGVPNPAVAIEGATVSTLFSPKDQIAARIVSEINEARSGIKFMAFSFTSSAIGDAILARAAAGVAVEGVIENTGASGTSGQYPRFAAAGLDVRRDGNPSFMHHKVMVIDSATVITGSYNFTGGAETNDENVLIFENAPELAATYAAEFARVKATAIAAGN